The Chlorocebus sabaeus isolate Y175 chromosome 16, mChlSab1.0.hap1, whole genome shotgun sequence genome window below encodes:
- the CHD3 gene encoding chromodomain-helicase-DNA-binding protein 3 isoform X2 has product MASPLRDEEEEEEEMVVSEEEEEEEEEGDEEEEEVEAADEDDEEDDDEGVLGRGPGHDRGRDRHSPPGCHLFPPPPPPPPPPLPPPPPPPPPDKDDIRLLPSALGVKKRKRGPKKQKENKPGKPRKRKKRDSEEEFGSERDEYREKSESGGSEYGTGPGRKRRRKHREKKEKKTKRRKKGEGDGGQKQVEQKSSATLLLTWGLEDVEHVFSEEDYHTLTNYKAFSQFMRPLIAKKNPKIPMSKMMTILGAKWREFSANNPFKGSAAAVAAAAAAAAAAVAEQVSAAVSSATPIAPSGPPALPPPPAADIQPPPIRRAKTKEGKGPGHKRRSKSPRVPDGRKKLRGKKMAPLKIKLGLLGGKRKKGGSYVFQSDEGPEPEAEESDLDSGSVHSASGRPDGPVRTKKLKRGRPGRKKKKVLGCPAVAGEEEVDGYETDHQDYCEVCQQGGEIILCDTCPRAYHLVCLDPELDRAPEGKWSCPHCEKEGVQWEAKEEEEEYDEEGEEEGEKEEEDDHMEYCRVCKDGGELLCCDACISSYHIHCLNPPLPDIPNGEWLCPRCTCPVLKGRVQKILHWRWGEPPVAVPAPQQADGNPDVPAPRPLQGRSEREFFVKWVGLSYWHCSWAKELQLEIFHLVMYRNYQRKNDMDEPPPLDYGSGEDDGKSDKRKVKDPHYAEMEEKYYRFGIKPEWMTVHRIINHSVDKKGNYHYLVKWRDLPYDQSTWEEDEMNIPEYEEHKQSYWRHRELIMGEDPAQPRKYKKKKKELQGDGPPSSPTNDPTVKYETQPRFITATGGTLHMYQLEGLNWLRFSWAQGTDTILADEMGLGKTIQTIVFLYSLYKEGHTKGPFLVSAPLSTIINWEREFQMWAPKFYVVTYTGDKDSRAIIRENEFSFEDNAIKGGKKAFKMKREAQVKFHVLLTSYELITIDQAALGSIRWACLVVDEAHRLKNNQSKFFRVLNGYKIDHKLLLTGTPLQNNLEELFHLLNFLTPERFNNLEGFLEEFADISKEDQIKKLHDLLGPHMLRRLKADVFKNMPAKTELIVRVELSPMQKKYYKYILTRNFEALNSRGGGNQVSLLNIMMDLKKCCNHPYLFPVAAMESPKLPSGAYEGGALIKSSGKLMLLQKMLRKLKEQGHRVLIFSQMTKMLDLLEDFLDYEGYKYERIDGGITGALRQEAIDRFNAPGAQQFCFLLSTRAGGLGINLATADTVIIFDSDWNPHNDIQAFSRAHRIGQANKVMIYRFVTRASVEERITQVAKRKMMLTHLVVRPGLGSKAGSMSKQELDDILKFGTEELFKDENEGENKEEDSSVIHYDNEAIARLLDRNQDATEDTDVQNMNEYLSSFKVAQYVVREEDKIEEIEREIIKQEENVDPDYWEKLLRHHYEQQQEDLARNLGKGKRVRKQVNYNDAAQEDQDNQSEYSVGSEEEDEDFDERPEGRRQSKRQLRNEKDKPLPPLLARVGGNIEVLGFNTRQRKAFLNAVMRWGMPPQDAFTTQWLVRDLRGKTEKEFKAYVSLFMRHLCEPGADGSETFADGVPREGLSRQQVLTRIGVMSLVKKKVQEFEHINGRWSMPELMPDPSADSKRSSRASSPTKTSPTTPEASATNSPCTSKPATPAPSEKGEGIRTPLEKEEAENQEEKPEKNSRIGEKMDTEVDAPSPAPSLGERLEPRKIPLEDEVPGVPGEMELEPGYRGDREKSATESTPGERGEEKPMDGQEHRERPEGETGDLGKREDVKGDRELRPGPRDEPRSNGRREEKTEKPRFMFNIADGGFTELHTLWQNEERAAISSGKLNEIWHRRHDYWLLAGIVLHGYARWQDIQNDAQFAIINEPFKTEANKGNFLEMKNKFLARRFKLLEQALVIEEQLRRAAYLNLSQEPAHPAMALHARFAEAECLAESHQHLSKESLAGNKPANAVLHKGKGRGGPARGRAHNAASEPAGGVAERHEGGRDPPASHAIPNTPHRSPPSDVRAQHPQPAGQQGHGASPHTGLPPGSLRYTSGVRGSLQRRTRRGPGRRRRQLQPDACRVLHHSRHQRPSSAGEEGEGNGGGIGVRRAGSEGAPSRGGDLYRRLTGSQACPSPRPRPRGRPPAQVLGPAASPPPSPPLGPSLG; this is encoded by the exons ATGGCTTCCCCTCTGagggacgaggaggaggaggaggaggagatggtggtgtcggaggaggaagaagaggaggaagaagagggcgacgaggaggaggaggaggtggaggcggCCGACGAGGACGATGAGGAGGACGACGACGAGGGAGTACTCGGGCGCGGGCCGGGCCACGACCGGGGCCGCGACCGCCACAGCCCCCCCGGCTGCCACCTcttcccgccgccgccgccgccgccgccgccaccgctgcccccgccgccgccgcccccgccgccaG ATAAGGATGACATTCGGCTGCTGCCTTCAGCATTGGGTGTGAAGAAGAGAAAACGAGGACCCAAGAAGCAGAAGGAGAACAAGCCAGGAAAACCCCGAAAACGCAAGAAGCGT gaCAGTGAGGAGGAATTTGGTTCTGAGCGAGATGAGTACCGGGAGAAGTCAGAGAGTGGGGGCAGTGAATATGGAACCGGACCAGGTCGGAAACGAAGAAGGAAGCACcgagaaaaaaaggagaagaagacaAAGCGGCGGAAAAAGGGGGAGGGAGATGGGGGGCAAAAG CAAGTGGAACAGAAGTCATCAGCAACTCTGCTTCTGACCTGGGGCCTGGAGGATGTGGAGCATGTGTTCTCTGAGGAGGATTACCACACACTCACCAACTACAAAGCCTTCAGCCAGTTCATGAG GCCCCTGATTGCTAAGAAGAATCCTAAGATCCCAATGTCTAAGATGATGACCATCCTTGGGGCCAAATGGAGAGAGTTCAGCGCCAACAACCCCTTCAAGGGGTCAGCAGCTGCTGtggcggcggcagcggcagcagcagcagcagctgtagCTGAGCAGGTGTCAGCTGCTGTCTCATCGGCCACCCCCATAGCACCCTCCGGACCCCCCGCCCTTCCACCACCCCCTGCTGCTGATATCCAGCCCCCACCCATCCGAAGAGCCAAAACCAAAGAGGGCAAAG GTCCAGGCCATAAGAGGCGGAGTAAGAGCCCCCGAGTGCCTGATGGACGCAAGAAGCTTCGGGGAAAGAAAATGGCACCGCTCAAAATAAAACTAGGGCTGCTGGGtggcaagaggaagaaaggaggctcG TATGTTTTTCAGAGTGACGAAGGTCCTGAACCAGAGGCTGAGGAGTCAGACCTGGACAGTGGCAGTGTCCACAGTGCCTCAGGCCGGCCTGATGGCCCTGTCCGCACCAAGAAACTAAAGAGAGGCCGgccaggaaggaagaagaagaagg TCCTGGGCTGTCCTGCAGTGgccggggaggaggaggttgaTGGCTACGAGACGGATCACCAGGATTACTGTGAGGTGTGCCAGCAGGGTGGGGAAATTATTCTGTGTGACACCTGCCCTCGTGCCTACCACCTCGTCTGCCTTGATCCTGAGCTTGACCGGGCTCCCGAGGGCAAATGGAGCTGCCCTCACTGT GAGAAGGAGGGGGTCcagtgggaggccaaggaggaagaggaggaatacgatgaggagggagaggaggaaggggagaaggaggaggaggatgatcaCATGGAGTACTGCCGCGTGTGCAAGGACGGCGGGGAGCTGCTGTGCTGTGACGCGTGCATCTCTTCCTACCACATTCATTGTCTAAACCCTCCCCTGCCTGACATTCCCAATGGTGAATGGCTGTGTCCCCGATGCACA TGCCCTGTGCTGAAGGGTCGAGTGCAGAAGATCCTGCATTGGCGGTGGGGGGAGCCGCCTGTAGCAGTGCCAGCCCCTCAACAGGCAGACGGGAATCCAGATGTCCCAGCCCCGCGTCCTCTTCAAGGCAGATCAGAGCGAGAGTTCTTTGTCAAGTGGGTGGGACTATCCTACTGGCACTGCTCCTGGGCCAAGGAGCTTCAG CTGGAAATCTTCCATTTGGTTATGTACCGAAACTACCAGCGGAAGAATGACATGGATGAGCCCCCGCCCCTGGACTATGGCTCCGGCGAGGATGATGGGAAGAGTGACAAGCGTAAAGTGAAAGACCCACACTATGCTGAGATGGAGGAGAAGTACTATCGTTTTGGCATCAAGCCAGAGTGGATGACTGTCCACCGTATCATCAACCACAG TGTGGATAAAAAGGGGAATTACCACTATCTAGTAAAATGGAGGGACTTGCCATATGACCAGTCCACGTGGGAGGAAGATGAAATGAATATCCCTGAATATGAAGAACATAAGCAAAGCTACTGGAGACACCG AGAACTAATTATGGGGGAAGACCCTGCCCAGCCCCGGAagtataagaagaagaagaaggagctACAGGGTGATGGGCCTCCCAGTTCTCCCACTAATGAT CCTACCGTGAAATATGAGACTCAGCCACGGTTTATCACAGCCACTGGAGGCACCCTGCACATGTACCAGCTGGAAGGGCTGAACTGGCTGCGCTTCTCCTGGGCCCAGGGCACTGATACCATTCTAGCTGATGAGATGGGGCTGGGCAAGACCATACAAACTATTGTCTTCCTCTACTCACTCTATAAGGAG GGCCACACAAAAGGTCCCTTCCTGGTGAGTGCCCCACTCTCTACCATCATTAACTGGGAGCGGGAGTTCCAGATGTGGGCACCCAAATTCTATGTGGTGACATACACGGGTGACAAGGATAGCCGGGCCATCATTCGTGAGAATGAATTCTCCTTTGAGGACAATGCCATCAAAGGGGGCAAGAAAGCTTTTAAGATGAAG AGGGAGGCACAGGTGAAGTTCCACGTTCTCCTGACATCGTATGAGCTGATCACCATTGATCAGGCAGCACTCGGTTCTATCCGCTGGGCCTGTCTTGTGGTAGATGAGGCCCATCGACTCAAGAACAACCAGTCCAAG TTTTTCAGGGTTCTCAATGGTTACAAGATAGATCATAAGTTGCTGCTGACAGGAACCCCATTGCAGAATAATCTGGAGGAGCTCTTCCATCTCCTGAACTTCCTCACCCCAGAGAGATTTAA CAACttggagggcttcctggaggaattTGCTGACATATCCAAAGAGGACCAGATCAAGAAACTGCATGATTTGCTGGGGCCACATATGCTACGGAGGCTCAAGGCAGATGTCTTTAAGAACATGCCAGCCAAGACAGAGCTCATCGTTCGAGTGGAGCTAAGCCCCATGCAGAA GAAATACTACAAGTACATCCTGACTCGAAATTTTGAGGCCTTGAATTCACGAGGTGGTGGGAACCAGGTGTCGCTGCTTAATATCATGATGGATCTTAAGAAGTGCTGCAACCATCCATACCTTTTTCCCGTGGCTGCTATG GAATCCCCCAAACTCCCCAGTGGGGCTTATGAGGGTGGGGCACTTATTAAGTCATCTGGGAAGCTCATGCTGCTCCAGAAGATGCTGCGAAAGCTGAAGGAGCAAGGACACCGAGTACTCATCTTCTCGCAG ATGACCAAAATGTTAGACTTGCTTGAGGACTTCTTAGACTATGAAGGCTACAAGTATGAACGCATCGATGGTGGCATCACTGGTGCCCTGAGGCAGGAGGCCATCGATCGGTTTAATG CTCCTGGAGCCCAACAATTCTGCTTCCTCCTGTCCACCCGAGCTGGAGGCCTGGGCATCAATCTGGCCACTGCTGACACTGTCATCATCTTTGATTCTGACTGGAACCCCCATAATGACATTCAG GCCTTTAGCCGGGCTCATCGGATTGGCCAGGCCAACAAAGTGATGATTTACCGGTTTGTGACTCGTGCGTCAGTGGAAGAGCGAATCACACAAGTGGCCAAAAGAAAGATGATGCTGACACACCTGGTTGTGCGGCCTGGGCTGGGCTCCAAGGCAGGCTCCATGTCTAAGCAGGAGCTTGACGACATTCTCAAATTTGGCACTGAAGAGCTGTTCAAGGATGAAAACGAGG GGGAGAACAAGGAGGAAGACAGCAGTGTGATTCATTATGACAATGAGGCCATCGCTCGGCTGTTGGACCGGAACCAGGATGCAACTGAGGACACTGACGTGCAGAACATGAATGAGTATCTCAGCTCCTTCAAAGTGGCACAGTACGTCGTGCGGGAAGAAGACAAG ATTGAGGAAATTGAGCGAGAGATCATCAAGCAGGAGGAGAATGTGGACCCTGACTACTGGGAGAAGCTGCTGAGGCATCACTATGAGCAACAGCAGGAAGACCTAGCCCGGAATCTAGGCAAGGGCAAGCGGGTTCGCAAGCAAGTTAACTACAATGATGCTGCTCAGGAAGACCAAG ACAACCAGTCAGAGTACTCGGTGGGTtcagaggaggaggatgaagactTCGATGAACGTCCTGAAG GGCGTAGACAGTCAAAGAGGCAGCTCCGGAATGAGAAAGATAAGCCACTGCCTCCACTGCTGGCCCGAGTCGGGGGCAACATTGAG GTGCTAGGCTTCAATACCCGTCAGCGGAAGGCTTTCCTCAATGCCGTGATGCGCTGGGGGATGCCACCACAGGATGCCTTCACCACACAGTGGCTGGTGCGGGACCTGAGGGGCAAGACTGAGAAGGAGTTTAA GGCCTATGTATCTTTGTTCATGCGCCATCTGTGTGAGCCTGGGGCAGACGGCTCTGAAACCTTTGCCGATGGGGTCCCTCGGGAGGGACTGAGTCGCCAGCAGGTGCTGACCCGCATTGGAGTCATGTCTCTCGTCAAGAAGAAG GTGCAGGAATTTGAGCACATCAATGGGCGTTGGTCAATGCCAGAACTGATGCCCGACCCCAGTGCTGACTCTAAGCGCTCCTCCAGAGCCTCCTCTCCTACCAAAACGTCTCCCACCACTCCTGAGGCTTCTGCTACCAACAGTCCCTGCACCTCTAAACCTG CTACTCCAGCTCCAAGTGAGAAAGGAGAAGGCATAAGGACTCCTCTTGAGAAGGAGGAAGCTGAAAACCAGGAGGAAAAGCCAGAGAAGAACAGCAGAATTGGGGAGAAGATGGACACAGAG GTTGatgcccccagcccagccccatcaCTCGGGGAGCGGCTGGAGCCAAGGAAGATTCCTCTAGAGGATGAGGTGCCAGGGGTACCTGGAGAGATGGAGCTTGAACCTGGGTACCGTGGGGACAGAGAGAAGTCAG CCACAGAGTCGACGCCAGGAGAAAGGGGGGAGGAGAAGCCGATGGATGGACAGGAACACAGGGAGAGGCCGGAGGGGGAAACAGGGGATTTGGGCAAGAGAG AAGATGTAAAAGGTGACCGGGAGCTTCGACCAGGGCCTCGAGATGAGCCACGGTCCAATGGGCGACgagaggaaaagacagagaagcCCCGGTTCATGTTCAATATCGCAGATGGTGGCTTCACAG AGCTTCACACACTGTGGCAGAATGAGGAACGGGCAGCTATTTCCTCGGGCAAACTCAATGAGATCTGGCACAGAAGACACGACTACTGGCTTCTGGCTGGGATTGTCCT CCATGGCTATGCACGGTGGCAGGACATCCAGAATGATGCTCAATTTGCCATTATCAACGAGCCATTTAAAACTGAAGCCAATAAGGGGAACTTTCTGGAGATGAAAAATAAGTTCCTGGCCCGGAGGTTCAAG CTCCTGGAGCAGGCGCTGGTGATTGAGGAGCAGCTGCGGCGGGCGGCCTACCTGAACCTGTCACAGGAGCCGGCGCACCCCGCCATGGCCCTCCACGCCCGCTTCGCCGAGGCCGAGTGCCTGGCCGAGAGCCACCAGCACCTCTCCAAGGAGTCGCTGGCGGGGAACAAGCCGGCCAACGCCGTCCTGCACAAGGGTAAGGGCCGCGGCGGCCCCGCGCGGGGGAGGGCCCACAACGCTGC TTCTGAACCAGCTGGAGGAGTTGCTGAGCGACATGAAGGCGGACGTGACCCGCCTGCCAGCCACGCTATCCCGAATACCCCCCATCGCAGCCCGCCTTCAGATGTCCGAGCGCAGCATCCTCAGCCGGCTGGCCAGCAAGGGCACGGAGCCTCACCCCACACCG GCCTTCCCCCCGGGTCCCTACGCTACACCTCCGGGGTACGGGGCAGCCTTCAGCGCCGCACCCGTAGGGGCCCTGGCCGCCGCAGGCGCCAATTACAGCCAGATGCCTGCAGGGTCCTTCATCACAG CCGCCACCAACGGCCCTCCAGTGCTggtgaagaaggagaaggaaatggTGGGGGCATTGGTGTCAGACGGGCTGGATCGGAAGGAGCCCCGAGCCGGGGAGGTGATCTGTATAGACGACTGACTGGATCCCAGGCCTGCCCTTCACCCAGGCCCCGTCCCCGAGGCCGACCCCCAGCTCAAGTGCTGGGGCCTGCTGCCAGCCCTCCACCTTCCCCACCCCTTGGGCCATCACTGGGCTAG